The following proteins are co-located in the Castanea sativa cultivar Marrone di Chiusa Pesio chromosome 8, ASM4071231v1 genome:
- the LOC142608241 gene encoding adenylate isopentenyltransferase-like, whose protein sequence is MRLVQYSYSSTQAQYSSYSHYSFFSSSKPKLFFRKPRWPRMDSTPHHRKTNHNHNSKKKDKIVVIMGATGTGKSKLSIDLATRFRAEIINSDKMQVYNGLDITTNKIPLHQRCGINHHLLGEVDPVLQADFSPLDFRNLAGSVISDIVSRRKLPLIVGGSNSFVHALLVDRFDPDSNVFDPSSRSVPSSTLRYNCCFLWVDVSMRVLSEYLSLRVEDMFDSGMLDELTEFFSEFPGRSGLKKAIGIPEFENYFKKYPPRPRPPHGRGGDGGGGDPVRTEEAYMEAVREIKDNTCQLAKKQIGKIVRLKRAGWDLRRLDATEAFREVMSNSNVSGSEIWERQVLEPSVKIVKRFLEE, encoded by the coding sequence ATGAGGCTTGTCCAGTACTCTTATTCCTCTACCCAGGCCCAGTACTCTTCTTATTCCCactattcttttttctcttcttccaaACCCAAGCTCTTCTTCAGAAAACCCCGCTGGCCTCGCATGGACTCCACTCCTCATCACCGAAAGACTAACCATAATCACAATAGCAAGAAGAAGGACAAGATTGTTGTTATCATGGGGGCCACTGGGACAGGAAAATCCAAGCTTTCCATCGACTTGGCCACTCGATTCCGCGCTGAGATTATCAACTCCGACAAAATGCAAGTCTACAATGGCCTCGACATCACCACCAACAAAATCCCACTTCACCAACGTTGTGGCATCAATCATCATCTCCTCGGCGAGGTCGACCCAGTCCTCCAAGCCGACTTCTCACCTCTCGATTTCCGAAACCTCGCTGGCTCAGTCATCTCCGACATCGTTTCCCGAAGAAAACTACCACTAATCGTAGGTGGCTCCAACTCCTTCGTACATGCTCTCCTTGTCGACCGGTTCGATCCGGACTCAAACGTATTCGACCCTTCGTCCCGCTCCGTTCCCTCCTCCACTCTAAGGTACAACTGTTGTTTCCTATGGGTCGACGTGTCAATGAGGGTCTTGTCGGAGTACCTGTCGCTCCGAGTCGAGGACATGTTCGACTCGGGGATGTTGGACGAGTTGACCGAGTTTTTCAGCGAGTTTCCGGGTCGGTCCGGGTTGAAGAAAGCAATCGGAATACCTgagtttgaaaattattttaaaaaatacccACCACGACCGCGACCGCCACATGGGCGTGgaggtgatggtggtggtggggatcCGGTGCGGACGGAGGAGGCATACATGGAGGCCGTGAGGGAAATAAAGGACAACACGTGTCAGCTAGCAAAGAAGCAGATAGGGAAGATCGTACGGTTAAAAAGGGCAGGGTGGGACCTACGGAGATTAGATGCCACGGAGGCGTTTCGAGAGGTTATGTCAAATTCAAACGTTTCGGGGTCAGAAATTTGGGAGAGGCAGGTGTTGGAACCAAGCGTGAAGATTGTGAAGCGATTCTTGGAGGAGTAG
- the LOC142605926 gene encoding uncharacterized protein LOC142605926 produces MSSTYHPHFDGQNEMVNRSLEQYLRAFVGDKPHTWDAWLYWAKFWFNTNYHSSTKMTPFEALYGISSPKVLDYVPNTAQAVNTMLKDRTVLLTLLKQNLIAAQARLKAQADQYKSDKTFQKLGQVAYKLALPPGFSIHSVFHVSSLKANLGTHISPIPTLPPLDSEGFLNSGPIVIL; encoded by the exons ATGTCATCAACTTATCACCCTCATTTTGATGGCCAAAATGAGATGGTGAATAGGAGTTTGGAGCAGTATTTGAGAGCCTTTGTAGGTGACAAACCTCACACTTGGGATGCTTGGTTGTATTGGGCTAAGTTTTGGTTCAATACCAATTACCATTCCTCTACTAAGATGACTCCATTTGAGGCTCTCTATGGTATTTCCTCTCCTAAGGTCCTAGACTATGTCCCTAACACTGCTCAAGCGGTGAATACAATGTTGAAAGACAGAACTGTTCTTCTCACTCTCCTCAAACAAAACTTAATTGCAGCTCAAGCTAGATTGAAAGCTCAAGCTGACCAATATAAGTCTGATAAGActtttcaa AAACTTGGTCAAGTAGCCTACAAGTTGGCTTTACCTCCTGGTTTTTCAATCCATTCAGTCTTTCATGTCTCTTCTTTGAAAGCTAATTTAGGTACCCACATTAGTCCTATCCCCACTCTTCCACCATTGGATTCAGAAGGCTTCCTTAATTCTGGACCAATTGTTATTTTGTAG